In the genome of Flexistipes sinusarabici DSM 4947, one region contains:
- the fabZ gene encoding 3-hydroxyacyl-ACP dehydratase FabZ, which yields MNIKDILSRLPHRYPFLLVDRVLEADEDKIKALKNVTFNEQFFQGHFPDNPVMPGVLIVEALAQTGGLMAFNRIDEDNVNNYLVYFMAIENVKFRKPVVPGDNLILDAELLKRKRNIWRMKGIASVKGETVCEAEFMAMIREKE from the coding sequence ATGAACATTAAAGATATTTTATCCAGACTGCCTCACAGGTATCCTTTTCTGCTTGTGGACAGGGTGTTGGAAGCAGATGAAGATAAGATTAAGGCTTTGAAAAATGTGACATTTAATGAGCAGTTTTTTCAGGGTCATTTTCCGGACAATCCCGTGATGCCGGGTGTTCTTATTGTTGAGGCACTTGCCCAGACGGGTGGGCTTATGGCATTTAACAGGATAGATGAAGATAACGTGAACAATTATCTTGTTTATTTTATGGCTATAGAAAATGTAAAATTCAGAAAACCTGTTGTTCCCGGTGATAATTTGATATTGGATGCGGAGCTGCTTAAACGTAAAAGAAATATATGGCGTATGAAAGGGATTGCTTCTGTAAAAGGAGAAACTGTTTGCGAAGCTGAGTTTATGGCCATGATCAGGGAGAAAGAATGA
- the lpxA gene encoding acyl-ACP--UDP-N-acetylglucosamine O-acyltransferase: MIDMSAQISSDAVVAESAQVEAGAFIGEGCIIGENVRIGRNSIVEAYTEIGDNTLLSPNVHIGGAPQDIGFKNEATRLIIGKNCTIREFSTIHRASTKEDWVTEIGDNCYIMATSHIGHDCKVGNNVIITSFVGLSGHVSVGDNVVFGGMAGIHQFVRIGKGAMIGGFSRIAKDVPPFCLAEGNPAKIHGLNSVGLRRSGFKKEQLSNLKKVMKIFLNKEYLLDDAVNEIVKVADSAEVKEFAEFLKNSKRGVLRR; this comes from the coding sequence ATGATAGATATGAGTGCCCAGATAAGCTCCGACGCGGTCGTTGCTGAGAGTGCTCAAGTGGAAGCCGGGGCATTTATAGGTGAGGGTTGCATAATAGGTGAAAATGTTAGAATCGGCAGAAACAGCATTGTGGAAGCGTATACGGAAATCGGTGATAACACTTTACTTTCCCCTAATGTTCATATAGGTGGAGCTCCTCAGGATATCGGGTTCAAAAATGAGGCCACGAGATTAATTATCGGAAAAAACTGTACCATCAGGGAGTTTTCCACTATTCACAGGGCAAGTACAAAAGAGGACTGGGTCACTGAGATAGGTGATAACTGTTATATTATGGCCACTTCGCATATAGGGCATGACTGTAAAGTGGGCAATAATGTAATAATCACGTCTTTTGTAGGATTGTCCGGACATGTTTCTGTCGGGGATAATGTTGTATTCGGCGGAATGGCCGGGATACACCAGTTTGTCAGAATTGGCAAGGGTGCTATGATAGGCGGATTTTCAAGAATTGCCAAGGACGTACCCCCTTTCTGCCTGGCTGAAGGAAATCCTGCAAAGATACACGGGTTAAATTCAGTCGGCTTGAGGAGAAGCGGTTTTAAAAAAGAGCAGTTGAGCAATCTAAAAAAGGTTATGAAAATCTTTTTAAATAAAGAATATCTGCTGGACGATGCAGTCAACGAAATAGTTAAAGTGGCTGATTCTGCAGAAGTGAAAGAATTTGCAGAATTTTTAAAGAATTCAAAACGCGGGGTATTAAGGAGATAG
- a CDS encoding LpxI family protein gives MKIGLIAGYGKISLIAARILSANDHDVVIIALSESVSENLSPYSRKIYTVSVTQIKKILKILKEEDIKSVLFAGKITKELIYSNLKFDMLAVKTLLNLKDRKDDTIMLAVVDLLKNEGIKVLKQTEILKSLLAGKGVFTKKKPDKKQLEDIRFGLDSAIELGRLDIGQTVVVKNKAVMAVEAIEGTDAAIERGCRLARGKAVVVKTAKPRQDERFDVPTVGIDTLKKIADNNGSVLAVEAGRTFVVDFEECVKFADKHGLIFLSAEGVDNDV, from the coding sequence TTGAAAATAGGCCTGATCGCCGGTTATGGTAAAATATCTCTGATTGCTGCCAGAATATTGTCGGCAAATGATCATGATGTTGTTATTATAGCATTATCCGAGTCTGTTTCCGAAAATCTTTCCCCTTACAGCAGAAAAATTTATACTGTGAGTGTTACACAAATAAAAAAAATTCTGAAAATTTTAAAGGAAGAGGATATTAAGAGCGTCCTTTTTGCCGGAAAAATAACCAAAGAGCTCATTTACAGTAATCTGAAATTTGACATGCTCGCAGTAAAAACATTATTAAACCTGAAGGACAGGAAGGATGACACGATTATGCTTGCCGTGGTTGACCTTTTGAAAAATGAAGGGATAAAGGTTTTAAAACAAACGGAGATATTAAAAAGTCTTCTTGCCGGTAAAGGGGTGTTCACCAAAAAGAAACCGGATAAAAAACAGTTGGAGGATATCCGGTTCGGCCTGGATTCTGCCATTGAGCTGGGAAGGCTTGACATCGGTCAGACTGTGGTGGTTAAAAATAAAGCTGTTATGGCCGTGGAAGCCATAGAAGGCACAGATGCTGCAATAGAGCGCGGGTGCAGATTAGCCCGCGGGAAAGCAGTCGTTGTAAAAACAGCCAAACCCCGGCAGGACGAACGGTTTGACGTACCTACAGTCGGTATTGACACATTGAAGAAAATCGCAGATAATAACGGCTCTGTATTGGCTGTTGAGGCCGGTAGAACTTTTGTTGTGGATTTTGAAGAGTGTGTGAAATTTGCCGACAAGCACGGTTTAATCTTTTTGTCTGCAGAAGGGGTGGATAATGACGTTTAG
- a CDS encoding Gfo/Idh/MocA family protein, whose amino-acid sequence MLKMGLIGLGRMGKYHLNLYETIRDIELSALSDVNKEVLDKTLEHHNVAGSTDYREILDKVDAVTVAAPTKYHHQIVKDCLLADKHVLVEKPITTNIEEAQELFEIARQRGLTLHIGHVERFNGAVQELKKIVRNPFLIESRRVGPYDERVKNDSIILDLMIHDIDIILNIVGKDVIDVEAKGSKVYSNLPDFASVNLIFENNAVANIIVSRITQKKDRTLSISQEDTFVFLDYTNQDINIYRKGSSQHIFGERELRYKNEYITERLFVYKDNPLMLEIRHFVDCVKGNVVRMIPVEHELRSLKLALKVDEIISKKEGRCEVSV is encoded by the coding sequence ATGTTGAAAATGGGTTTAATCGGATTAGGACGAATGGGGAAATATCATCTGAACCTGTATGAAACCATCAGAGATATTGAGCTTTCTGCCCTCAGCGATGTTAACAAAGAAGTACTTGATAAAACACTGGAACACCACAATGTTGCCGGATCCACAGATTACAGAGAAATTCTGGATAAGGTGGATGCTGTCACGGTGGCGGCCCCGACTAAATACCACCATCAAATTGTTAAGGACTGTCTTCTGGCCGATAAACATGTGCTTGTGGAAAAACCGATTACGACAAACATTGAAGAAGCCCAGGAGCTTTTTGAAATAGCCAGACAACGGGGGCTCACTCTGCATATCGGTCACGTGGAAAGGTTTAACGGTGCTGTTCAGGAACTGAAAAAAATCGTCAGGAATCCTTTTCTCATAGAGTCAAGGAGAGTGGGACCATATGATGAAAGGGTGAAGAATGACAGTATCATATTGGATTTGATGATACATGACATTGATATTATACTTAACATTGTCGGTAAAGATGTAATAGATGTTGAGGCAAAAGGAAGCAAAGTTTATTCCAATCTGCCTGATTTTGCCTCGGTAAATCTTATTTTTGAAAACAATGCAGTTGCCAATATTATTGTAAGCCGTATAACGCAGAAAAAGGACAGGACCCTCAGCATCAGTCAGGAGGACACTTTTGTATTTCTGGATTACACAAATCAGGATATAAATATTTATCGTAAAGGTTCATCTCAGCATATATTCGGTGAGAGGGAGCTCAGATACAAAAACGAGTATATTACCGAAAGGCTGTTTGTCTACAAAGATAATCCGCTGATGCTTGAAATAAGGCATTTTGTGGATTGTGTCAAAGGAAATGTCGTAAGAATGATACCTGTTGAACATGAGCTCAGATCTCTTAAACTTGCTCTTAAAGTTGATGAAATAATCAGTAAAAAAGAAGGCCGATGTGAGGTATCTGTTTGA
- a CDS encoding prepilin peptidase codes for MIPTLVFILGLIFGSFMNVLIARLPDGVSIVTPSSSCPACASKIRFYDNIPLLSFILLRGKCRNCGEKISLKYPLVEFVTAFLFLSVYIKIGFSLILIKYLVFVFLLLTAAFTDLFTAFDEKYECGIIPDEISIGGIGAGLILSFFFNPGIINSVIGAAAGFLILWVPSFVYYILTKKEGMGGGDLKLFAMIGAFLGFKPLFFILFFSSLAGVIVGLPFIVWKKSRNFPIPFGPFISLATIFYIFYGNRIIDIYLNKMYL; via the coding sequence ATGATTCCTACCCTTGTTTTTATACTCGGCTTAATTTTCGGAAGTTTTATGAATGTACTTATTGCCCGTTTACCTGACGGGGTTTCAATAGTAACACCGTCTTCAAGCTGTCCTGCCTGTGCATCCAAAATTAGGTTTTACGACAATATCCCACTGCTCAGTTTCATTTTACTCAGGGGTAAATGCCGGAATTGCGGTGAAAAAATTTCACTTAAGTACCCTCTGGTGGAGTTTGTTACAGCATTTTTATTTTTATCTGTTTATATTAAAATCGGTTTCAGCCTTATCCTGATAAAATATCTTGTTTTTGTTTTTCTGTTGCTTACCGCAGCTTTTACAGATCTGTTTACCGCATTCGATGAAAAATATGAGTGCGGCATAATCCCGGATGAAATATCCATTGGCGGCATCGGTGCCGGTTTAATACTATCCTTTTTTTTCAATCCGGGTATAATCAATTCTGTCATCGGAGCTGCTGCAGGGTTTTTGATTCTGTGGGTTCCTTCATTCGTTTATTACATTCTGACAAAAAAAGAGGGCATGGGCGGCGGCGATTTGAAACTTTTTGCTATGATCGGTGCTTTTCTCGGTTTTAAACCTTTGTTTTTCATATTATTTTTCAGCTCGCTCGCAGGTGTAATTGTGGGGCTGCCGTTTATTGTTTGGAAAAAAAGCCGGAACTTCCCAATTCCATTCGGCCCCTTTATTTCTCTTGCAACAATTTTTTATATTTTCTATGGTAACAGGATTATTGATATTTATCTGAATAAAATGTATTTGTAG